A single genomic interval of Cherax quadricarinatus isolate ZL_2023a chromosome 76, ASM3850222v1, whole genome shotgun sequence harbors:
- the LOC138854976 gene encoding interferon alpha-inducible protein 27-like protein 2A — protein sequence MMSWAAKANGGQIAPRSLVAVLQSAGAAGIGASATATIAAAGAAGGVVVNKVIDNVIQNKDDDKKDPDIDECNKLDGEIDQ from the exons ATGATGTCTTGGGCTGCCAAAGCTAATGGTGGGCAAATTGCCCCTCGCAGCTTG GTGGCAGTTCTACAGTCAGCTGGTGCTGCAGGTATTGGTGCATCTGCAACAGCTACGATAGCTgctgctggagcagctggaggtgttgttgttAATAAAGTCATCGATAATGTAATTCAAAATAAAGACGATGATAAAAAGGATCCAGACATTGATGAATGTAACAAATTAGATGGAGAGATTGATCAGTGA